AGTATGGGTCTAAGCCGCGAGGGCCACGACCGCTCCACGGTACCCTGTAAGCTGAGCTACGTGACGGACCTCCCCAATGGGAGGGAACGTGGCCAGTTCCTGGCCCTCGAGATGATGCCGACAAACTGCCGGATCATGCTGGTCAAGTTCAGCAGCGAACGCGATGTGTACACCAGTTCCAAGTGTGTGATCATGCCGCACACTGTGGCGGCGGGGAAGGGTACCGAGGTATTCAACTTCCTGGCCACCAATATAGCCACTTTCGTGAAGGAAAAGAAAGTGGAAAAGGAAAATCTTCCCATGGGCATTGCCTTTGCATTTACACTGAACAAAACCGGCTTGGATGCGGGCACCCTGGTGTCCTGGACCAAGGAGTTTGGGGCCACCGGTGCCATTGGCAAGGATGTGGTCCAATTGCTTCGGGACGCACTGGCCAAGTTTCCAGAAATATCCGTCGAGATAATGGGCATTATCAATGTCGCTGCTGGCTCTCTTCTAGCCCTGTGCTGGGCCCAGCCAAATACAAGAATGGGTCTCATCATGGGAAGTATTGCCAACTCTTGCTATGTTGAGAGAGTGGAGAAGTGCGACCTGTACCAGGGCGATCCTAGCAAGAAAGTAATGATTATAAATTCGGGTAAATAGGTTAATTAAGAGGTAATAGAAAGAAGTAAACAGTATTTATTTCAGATTGGGCGCATTTTGGAGACGGAGGCCAACTAGATTTTATCCGCAATGAATTCGATCGCCAACTGGACGCCGAGTCCATTACTCCGGGTCAAAGGATCTACGAAAAGTTCAGCGGTGCCTTGTTTATGGCGGAGCTTGTCAGGATTGTGGTCCTCCGGCTGATGAAAATGGGCATTATTTTTGCCGAAGATCGTCGTGACTATATTGGCATTCAGTGGAAAATGGACATGGTCTCGGTGATCGAGATCGAGTCGGACCCGCCAGGGGTGTACACCAAAGCGCAGGAAGTGATGGACAAGTTCAAGATCCGCCACTGCAAGGAGAAGGATCTGGCTGCCCTGAAGTACATCTGCACGACCATCACCAATCGCGCCGCCATGGTGGTATCTAGCGGAGTGGCCGCCCTAATAAATCGAATGAAGATGCCCCAGATTTCCATAGCCGTCGATGGAGGCATCTATCGCCTGCATCCAAGCTATGCGGCAGTCCTGAACAAGTACACAAATAAGCTCGTAAATCCACAACACGCCTTCGAATTTGTAATCACCCAGGATAGCTGCGGAGTGGGTGCTGCCATCATGGCGGGCATGGCCCACGCCATGAAGTACAAGTCGGATTCCAAGCTCTTTGAAATGGATTACTAGGATTACTATTAAAAATAGTTCATTTTCACAATAAAGTTACTTTTTACCTTTAAGGGACTTTAGAAGATATAGGATCTTCTAGGATCATATAAACTGGACCATTTCGGGCTTCCTACTtgtctttattatttataccCATGCCataatgaaatttatttataataatagccatatttaaaaatagaattaccctaaaaaactaataaaatttgGAATTACTTAGATTGGGCCGCAGTGGCTGCCACTAGGGCGGCTCCCTTGCCAGACCCATCCTCCGAGACGGTGAGCTCGAACTTTACGCCCGGCTTCAGAAGCTGCTTCATGTACATGGTCAGCATGTCATGGTACTTGGGATGGTAGCGGTAGACACTGCCATCGATGCCGACCACCACCTCGTTGATGTTCATCTTGTTAATGAGGGTTACCAGGCCGCAGGCGCAGAGCTTGGCGGATCGGGAGGAGACGGCCTCGCAGATTCGGCGTAAGTTGATTTTGTCCGCTTCGTTATTCCCCATGAATCCCATATCGCGAATCACTTTGTTGGTATGACGATATTCACCAACCGCGTCGCTCTCGACGTCCGAGAGATAGGCCGACTGAAAGGCCCATCGATTTTGGATTTTCTGCGAGGTCTCGCCATGGAACATGACTCCCTTGGCAATCATTTCGACCACAATCAGCCTAACTATCTCGCCCATGTACATTCCGGAAATGCACTTCTCGAATGTCTGTCTACCGGGATTCGGGGTCACCTTGTCCACTATCTTGTCGTAGGAGGTCCTTGCAAACTCCAGCACTCCGTTGTCCCCAAAGGCGCCCCACTCACAGTTAATGATCATCGACTGCTTGGGGCTGGTCTGGTAGTTCTCGAAGCACTCGGCATTCACCGTCTTCTCCACGTAGCAGGCATTTGTTCCGGTGCCCACAATCAGTCCAATCCTACAGTTGCGGTTGTGGTAGGCGCAGGACATGAGGGTGCCCACGGTGTCGTTGAGAATGGCCACGATGTTGATCCTCACCTCGCCTCGTCGCTCTATGGCCTGCTGCAGCAATTCGACTACGTTTTTTCCCACGACTCCGGGGACATTGAAGCCCTTGGTCCAGGACACCAGTGTTCCTTTGTTGATGCCCTTCTGTTGGCACGGAAACGAGAAGGTGAATCCTAATGGCAGCGACTCGTTCTCTAGGCCATTCTCAATGCAAAAGTCTCCCAGGCTTGCGGCTATGAAATCGAACAACTCATCTGCGGTTCCTGTCATCAGCGTGCTGGGAAACACATAGCTCTTGGATTGGATGTCCACCCCAGCTTCGCCGTTTAAGACTACAAGGAGCACTCGGAAATTGGAGCCGCCCAGATCAAGGGCGAGGCACTTGCCCCGCTCCTTGCCAGTCGGTAAATCCTGAACGTAACTCACAAAGCACTTGATCACCGCCCTCGGATGTGTGTCTTTCGCCAGGCCCATCTTCATCTCCTTGGTCATGCGCTCCACCACCTCGGCCATCTTCTCCTGGTCGAGCAGGAATCCCTTGATCGCATTCTCGACCTCCGGATGCACTGGCATGTTTGATCTTAATGTCTTTGGGGCCCAGAAATCGGCAAAGCGCCAGAGGAGACGTTAATTTTGAATACCGATCGAAAATTAGAAAATAGAATGAAAAACAATTTGAAAGTGTAGGCAAGACCAAATTGTAGGaaaggaaaattttttttaaatgaaaatattcaTGTTTGACAATAAATTTTTGAGTGACTTTCATTGAAAGTTTAACAAT
The Drosophila bipectinata strain 14024-0381.07 chromosome 3R, DbipHiC1v2, whole genome shotgun sequence DNA segment above includes these coding regions:
- the Hex-t1 gene encoding hexokinase type 1, producing MSSIAAKDEVFVPEKDFPEVHKMMKQFIPSEDDLEKIMQLMDREISMGLSREGHDRSTVPCKLSYVTDLPNGRERGQFLALEMMPTNCRIMLVKFSSERDVYTSSKCVIMPHTVAAGKGTEVFNFLATNIATFVKEKKVEKENLPMGIAFAFTLNKTGLDAGTLVSWTKEFGATGAIGKDVVQLLRDALAKFPEISVEIMGIINVAAGSLLALCWAQPNTRMGLIMGSIANSCYVERVEKCDLYQGDPSKKVMIINSDWAHFGDGGQLDFIRNEFDRQLDAESITPGQRIYEKFSGALFMAELVRIVVLRLMKMGIIFAEDRRDYIGIQWKMDMVSVIEIESDPPGVYTKAQEVMDKFKIRHCKEKDLAALKYICTTITNRAAMVVSSGVAALINRMKMPQISIAVDGGIYRLHPSYAAVLNKYTNKLVNPQHAFEFVITQDSCGVGAAIMAGMAHAMKYKSDSKLFEMDY
- the Hex-t2 gene encoding hexokinase type 2, translating into MPVHPEVENAIKGFLLDQEKMAEVVERMTKEMKMGLAKDTHPRAVIKCFVSYVQDLPTGKERGKCLALDLGGSNFRVLLVVLNGEAGVDIQSKSYVFPSTLMTGTADELFDFIAASLGDFCIENGLENESLPLGFTFSFPCQQKGINKGTLVSWTKGFNVPGVVGKNVVELLQQAIERRGEVRINIVAILNDTVGTLMSCAYHNRNCRIGLIVGTGTNACYVEKTVNAECFENYQTSPKQSMIINCEWGAFGDNGVLEFARTSYDKIVDKVTPNPGRQTFEKCISGMYMGEIVRLIVVEMIAKGVMFHGETSQKIQNRWAFQSAYLSDVESDAVGEYRHTNKVIRDMGFMGNNEADKINLRRICEAVSSRSAKLCACGLVTLINKMNINEVVVGIDGSVYRYHPKYHDMLTMYMKQLLKPGVKFELTVSEDGSGKGAALVAATAAQSK